The Kitasatospora paranensis genome has a window encoding:
- a CDS encoding DUF5326 family protein, with amino-acid sequence MAELWKSLPSWVRNIVVPILVLILAWNLLWFVVGVVGALLGFLLKVLLVVGIGAGVVILVKKAAKS; translated from the coding sequence ATGGCCGAGCTCTGGAAGTCGCTGCCCTCGTGGGTGCGCAACATCGTCGTCCCGATCCTGGTGCTGATCCTGGCGTGGAACCTGCTCTGGTTCGTCGTCGGTGTCGTGGGGGCCCTGCTGGGATTCCTGCTGAAGGTCCTGCTCGTGGTGGGCATCGGTGCCGGTGTGGTGATCCTGGTGAAGAAGGCCGCCAAGAGCTGA
- a CDS encoding right-handed parallel beta-helix repeat-containing protein — protein sequence MRIRQSAAVLAAGLTAVLGLPAPNAAAEQAATLYVGTPSAGCSDAGSGTQAQPYCSVNTAAAAALPGQTVLVQGIHHESVRITSSGTPDHPIVFRNVWVVNETGPAVVVSGAHDVLLRRGTVAGTDAGIRVEGSTRIGIEGIHARATDPQSGAALRITGASTDVTARANMVESAGAIGISVEGGARGTVLARNELTGKTGPAIAVNGAPQTAVVNNSVWNSCAPGIDLRGESTGSSVVNNLTTAMKDPTTGSCTVASPAAQIAVASEASDGTRVDYNLLAPGVTPYSWKGVAQPTRTDFTNASGQGSHDLVTDPKIWGTAYVPAEGSPAIDSGDATATGVPTLDLMDNPTADDTLVPDTGIGHIDRGAVEVEDNLFGVGLTTDTDQGPYPLTVQATAKANNQWPDSLAYTFDFGDGSPQVTGTSASVSHTYTGPCTCTATVTAASAASHVVSRAVTIKSTEPGPLVPALTVTSLVPDHADTTNELVPLTVQADASATVSPWRVAKWVYDFGDGTVEERYTDTSQHAYALPGDYTVTVTATDTTGRSATVSRPVRVQYTTSGYLPITPFRLIDTRRNDTALPGGVSMSVCSCWRSSEISPPVPGGVSAMVLNITAVDATTDTYLTVWPSRQPRPTTSSLNVRAGKPVANLVTVPIGPSGTVEVFNQRGLVHVVVDVVGYYHPGIGAKFTAAAPARLLDTRKTGTRVTSGATLPVQVSGKAGVPASATAVVLNVTAAKADSGGFLTVWPSGTDRPTTSSLNFEQGQTVANQVIVPIGPDGRIDLYSNGNTHVVADVFGYYSPDGKGLFTPTVPVRLKDTRYDTPKTTLGGGGRLVLPVAGTHGVPAGATAAVLNLTAATATADGWLSVWPDGTPWTGTSNLNTVPNRVVPNHAITPLGANGAIDVLNFAGRTDVVADLAGWFTNG from the coding sequence ATGCGCATACGCCAGTCCGCCGCCGTCCTGGCCGCGGGCCTCACCGCCGTCCTCGGCCTGCCCGCCCCGAACGCGGCTGCCGAACAGGCCGCCACGCTCTATGTGGGCACTCCCTCCGCCGGCTGTTCCGACGCGGGCAGCGGGACTCAGGCGCAGCCCTACTGCAGCGTCAACACGGCCGCCGCGGCGGCCCTTCCCGGCCAGACCGTCCTGGTCCAGGGCATCCACCACGAGAGCGTGCGCATCACGTCCTCCGGCACCCCGGATCACCCCATCGTCTTCCGGAACGTCTGGGTCGTCAACGAGACCGGCCCGGCCGTCGTGGTCTCCGGCGCCCACGACGTGCTGCTGCGGCGAGGGACCGTCGCCGGCACCGACGCCGGAATCCGGGTGGAGGGCTCGACCCGGATCGGCATCGAGGGCATCCATGCCCGCGCGACCGATCCGCAGTCCGGCGCAGCCCTGCGGATCACCGGGGCCAGCACGGATGTGACGGCCCGCGCGAACATGGTGGAGTCCGCAGGCGCCATCGGCATCTCGGTCGAGGGCGGGGCCCGCGGCACCGTCCTCGCCCGGAACGAGCTCACCGGCAAGACCGGCCCGGCCATCGCCGTGAACGGCGCCCCGCAGACCGCGGTGGTGAACAACTCCGTCTGGAACAGCTGCGCACCCGGCATCGACCTGCGCGGCGAGTCGACCGGCTCGTCGGTGGTCAACAACCTCACGACCGCGATGAAGGACCCGACCACCGGGAGCTGCACCGTCGCGTCCCCTGCCGCGCAGATAGCAGTCGCCTCCGAGGCCTCCGACGGCACCCGGGTGGACTACAACCTGCTGGCCCCCGGCGTCACGCCGTACAGCTGGAAGGGCGTCGCCCAGCCGACCCGCACCGACTTCACGAACGCCAGCGGCCAGGGCAGCCATGATCTGGTGACGGACCCCAAGATCTGGGGCACCGCCTACGTCCCCGCCGAAGGGTCTCCCGCCATCGACAGCGGGGACGCCACCGCGACCGGCGTGCCCACCCTCGACCTCATGGACAATCCCACGGCGGACGACACCCTGGTCCCGGACACCGGCATCGGGCACATCGACCGCGGAGCCGTCGAAGTCGAGGACAACCTGTTCGGTGTGGGCCTCACCACCGACACCGATCAGGGCCCCTACCCGCTCACCGTCCAGGCCACGGCGAAGGCCAACAACCAGTGGCCGGATTCCCTCGCCTACACCTTCGACTTCGGCGACGGCAGTCCGCAGGTGACCGGCACATCCGCGTCCGTGAGCCACACCTACACCGGGCCCTGCACCTGCACCGCCACGGTGACCGCGGCGAGCGCCGCGAGTCACGTCGTCAGCCGGGCTGTGACCATCAAGTCCACCGAGCCCGGCCCCCTGGTGCCCGCCCTGACCGTCACGTCCCTGGTCCCCGACCACGCGGACACCACGAACGAGCTGGTGCCCCTCACCGTGCAGGCCGACGCGTCCGCCACGGTGAGCCCCTGGCGGGTCGCGAAGTGGGTGTACGACTTCGGCGACGGGACGGTCGAGGAGCGGTACACCGACACCTCCCAGCACGCCTACGCCCTGCCGGGCGACTACACGGTCACCGTCACGGCAACCGACACGACGGGCCGCAGCGCCACCGTGAGCCGTCCCGTCCGCGTGCAGTACACGACCTCCGGCTACCTGCCGATCACGCCCTTCCGCCTGATCGACACCCGCCGCAACGACACCGCCCTCCCGGGTGGGGTCAGCATGTCGGTCTGTTCGTGCTGGCGATCGTCCGAGATCTCACCGCCGGTACCGGGCGGCGTGTCGGCCATGGTCCTCAACATCACCGCCGTGGACGCCACGACCGACACGTACCTCACTGTCTGGCCGTCGCGCCAGCCCCGCCCCACCACGTCCAGCCTGAACGTCCGGGCCGGCAAGCCGGTCGCCAACCTCGTGACCGTGCCGATCGGTCCCTCGGGCACGGTCGAGGTCTTCAACCAGCGCGGGCTCGTCCACGTCGTGGTCGACGTCGTCGGCTACTACCACCCGGGCATCGGGGCGAAGTTCACCGCCGCGGCGCCCGCCCGGCTGCTCGACACCCGGAAGACCGGGACCCGGGTCACCTCCGGTGCCACCCTGCCCGTCCAGGTGTCCGGCAAGGCCGGCGTCCCGGCCTCGGCCACCGCGGTGGTTCTCAACGTGACGGCGGCGAAGGCGGATTCGGGCGGCTTCCTGACCGTCTGGCCGAGCGGCACGGACCGCCCGACGACCTCCAGCCTCAACTTCGAGCAGGGGCAGACGGTCGCCAACCAGGTGATCGTCCCGATCGGCCCGGACGGACGGATCGACCTCTACAGCAACGGCAACACCCATGTCGTCGCCGATGTCTTCGGCTACTACAGCCCGGACGGGAAGGGCCTGTTCACGCCGACCGTGCCCGTCCGGCTGAAGGACACCCGGTACGACACCCCGAAGACCACCCTCGGTGGCGGCGGCCGGCTCGTCCTGCCGGTCGCCGGCACGCACGGCGTCCCGGCCGGTGCCACGGCCGCCGTCCTGAACCTGACGGCCGCCACCGCCACCGCCGACGGGTGGCTCAGCGTCTGGCCCGACGGCACCCCGTGGACGGGCACCTCCAACCTGAACACCGTGCCGAACCGCGTGGTGCCCAACCACGCCATCACCCCGCTCGGGGCGAACGGCGCGATCGACGTGCTCAACTTCGCCGGACGCACGGACGTGGTGGCCGACCTGGCCGGCTGGTTCACCAACGGCTGA
- a CDS encoding NAD-dependent epimerase/dehydratase family protein, with protein MTTIAVTGAGGFCGSYVARAAAASGADVLCVGRRPGPVGRHVRWDAAGAAPDLRGADLVVHCAAAVGDHPPGSPAEAEQVAVNVDGTARLLEAAAGRPVVVVSSASVYDPRIDRTLVREDHPTADGHRNAYGRSKAAADRIAVEAGAVVLRPRAVYGPGDPHLLPALLARVRHGLLLLPGPDVPLSLTAVQNLSDACLAATGWPPGAYNIADTSPYRRDAAVRTVLTAHGIRVRIGHVPLGAAEFAARHGLVPGLTPYAVDQLARPVVLDTTKAATQGFLPCRYLGSTSDGPNDHVRAKSPEIA; from the coding sequence ATGACCACGATCGCCGTCACCGGCGCCGGCGGGTTCTGCGGCTCGTACGTGGCCCGGGCTGCCGCCGCGAGCGGCGCCGACGTGCTCTGCGTCGGCCGCCGGCCCGGGCCGGTCGGCCGCCACGTGCGGTGGGACGCCGCCGGTGCCGCGCCCGACCTGCGCGGCGCCGACCTGGTCGTACACTGCGCCGCCGCGGTCGGCGACCACCCGCCGGGATCCCCGGCCGAGGCCGAGCAGGTCGCCGTCAACGTGGACGGCACGGCCCGGCTGCTGGAGGCGGCCGCCGGCCGCCCGGTGGTGGTCGTCTCCAGCGCCAGCGTCTACGACCCGCGCATCGACCGCACCCTGGTCCGCGAGGACCACCCCACGGCCGACGGTCACCGCAACGCGTACGGCCGCAGCAAGGCCGCCGCCGACCGGATCGCCGTCGAGGCCGGCGCGGTCGTGCTCCGACCGCGCGCCGTGTACGGGCCGGGCGACCCGCACCTGCTGCCCGCACTGCTCGCCCGGGTCCGCCACGGCCTGCTCCTGCTGCCCGGCCCGGACGTCCCGCTCAGCCTGACCGCCGTGCAGAACCTCTCCGACGCCTGCCTGGCCGCCACCGGCTGGCCGCCCGGCGCGTACAACATCGCCGACACCTCGCCCTACCGGCGCGACGCTGCCGTCCGCACCGTGCTCACCGCCCACGGCATCCGTGTCCGGATCGGCCATGTCCCGTTGGGAGCAGCCGAGTTCGCCGCCCGGCACGGGCTGGTGCCCGGCCTGACCCCGTACGCAGTGGACCAACTCGCGCGCCCGGTGGTGCTGGACACCACGAAGGCCGCCACCCAGGGATTCCTGCCGTGTCGGTACCTGGGCTCGACATCTGACGGACCGAATGATCACGTTCGGGCAAAGTCGCCGGAAATCGCGTGA
- a CDS encoding cytochrome P450: protein MTDDTAARTHRAARRLDRRVYLHSHPVLFALLAATRRRPLVRLGSTVLVHDAEAYREVLTRVPLDRTAEGTTGGAAARRTGGTLLFDQDAGEHRTARREVADLLGTDGVARLRPHWQAVLTARLTELPGTVDLVDVVRELAGATAAALTGSDAEPLRLARACTGAAAEAAREHLPGLPRRPRTEAADRLNSLVPQARDAMLAVAAVNTTLAALPRAAAWCARAGLWDRTGPELASELLRLTAASPLLPRVAGADAVVDGRPIRRGDRLVLVARHAAGAHRTAPAGRQAAQAVFGAGPHACPGAGLARAQLTDFLDALAPHRPVVVRASVDRRAALPGYATLLVRRADPQ, encoded by the coding sequence ATGACCGACGACACCGCGGCCCGCACCCACCGGGCGGCCCGGCGGCTGGACCGGCGGGTCTACCTGCACAGCCACCCGGTGCTGTTCGCACTGCTCGCGGCCACCCGGCGGCGCCCGCTCGTCCGGCTCGGCTCCACCGTGCTGGTGCACGACGCCGAGGCGTACCGGGAGGTGCTCACCCGAGTCCCCCTGGACCGCACCGCCGAGGGCACCACCGGTGGCGCCGCGGCCCGGCGCACCGGCGGCACCCTGCTCTTCGACCAGGACGCCGGGGAGCACCGGACGGCCCGCCGCGAGGTCGCCGACCTGCTCGGCACCGACGGGGTTGCCCGGCTGCGCCCGCACTGGCAGGCCGTCCTGACCGCCCGGCTCACCGAACTCCCCGGCACCGTCGACCTGGTGGACGTCGTACGGGAGCTGGCGGGAGCCACCGCGGCCGCCCTCACCGGCTCCGACGCCGAACCGCTCCGACTGGCCCGTGCCTGCACCGGGGCCGCCGCCGAAGCCGCCCGCGAGCACCTGCCCGGGCTGCCCCGCCGGCCACGCACCGAGGCGGCCGACCGGCTCAACTCCCTGGTGCCACAAGCACGGGACGCCATGCTCGCGGTCGCCGCGGTCAACACCACGCTGGCCGCCCTGCCGCGCGCCGCGGCCTGGTGCGCCCGGGCCGGTCTCTGGGACCGGACGGGTCCCGAACTCGCCTCCGAACTGCTGCGGTTGACCGCTGCCTCACCGCTCCTGCCCCGGGTGGCCGGCGCCGATGCCGTCGTCGACGGCCGTCCGATCCGGCGCGGGGACCGGCTCGTCCTGGTCGCCCGGCACGCGGCCGGCGCCCACCGCACCGCGCCCGCCGGACGGCAGGCCGCCCAGGCGGTCTTCGGCGCCGGCCCGCACGCCTGCCCGGGCGCCGGTCTGGCCCGGGCCCAACTCACCGACTTCCTCGACGCACTGGCCCCGCACCGGCCGGTCGTCGTGCGGGCGTCCGTGGACCGCAGGGCCGCCCTGCCCGGCTACGCGACCCTTCTCGTCAGAAGGGCCGACCCGCAATGA
- a CDS encoding class I adenylate-forming enzyme family protein translates to MLDHLARVLREGAERPAVLGCTRSGAVRVRARCGDLADLADRYAAALHHGHGLAAGDTLGVAVRPGPRALALMIAAHRLGLRAAVLDPAAGPDVLLARLRLAPPALVVADAAAQAVAGWARPLARRARLELPRLDALGPVATVGPRHPGCAPALRTGGRAPAPHDGDGDAVIVFTSGTTSAPRAVVHTRDSVAAGLRAVRALVRPQAGDAVLGGTFFVLVPALAAGATVALPARATRVLSRQIRRLAPAETYLTPPQLRTVDRFTGRVWTGSAPAPAELLRRVKRAGATEAWGVYALTELFPAAAVEEAEKSAFTGEGDLLGRPLPGVRTRLADGGELLLASATARDRYLGEHPDPWVRTGDRAGLDADGRIVLAGRCKDMVLRRAENIYPGLYEPGLHLPEVELAVLVGIPAGDGDERLVALVQPRRGADRRRLRADLERPLARMGSARPDAVLLGEVPLAGRSRKPDRAAAARFCARELAR, encoded by the coding sequence GTGCTCGACCACCTCGCCCGAGTGCTCCGGGAGGGCGCCGAACGGCCCGCCGTGCTCGGCTGCACCCGCAGCGGCGCCGTCCGGGTCCGCGCCCGCTGCGGCGACCTCGCCGACCTCGCCGACCGGTACGCCGCGGCCCTGCACCACGGCCACGGGCTGGCCGCCGGGGACACCCTCGGGGTCGCCGTCCGGCCCGGCCCGCGGGCGCTCGCCCTGATGATCGCCGCACACCGGCTCGGACTGCGGGCCGCCGTCCTCGACCCCGCCGCCGGCCCCGACGTGCTGCTCGCCCGGCTCCGGCTGGCCCCGCCCGCCCTGGTCGTGGCCGACGCCGCCGCCCAGGCGGTGGCCGGCTGGGCCCGGCCGCTCGCCCGGCGGGCCCGGCTCGAACTGCCCAGGCTCGACGCGCTCGGCCCGGTCGCCACGGTGGGCCCGCGCCACCCCGGCTGCGCGCCCGCCCTGCGCACCGGCGGACGGGCCCCGGCTCCGCACGACGGGGACGGCGACGCGGTGATCGTCTTCACCTCGGGCACCACCTCGGCGCCGCGGGCCGTGGTGCACACCCGCGACTCGGTCGCCGCCGGGCTGCGCGCCGTCCGCGCCCTGGTCCGGCCGCAGGCCGGCGACGCCGTCCTCGGCGGCACCTTCTTCGTCCTCGTGCCCGCGCTGGCGGCCGGCGCCACCGTCGCCCTGCCCGCCCGGGCGACCCGGGTGCTGTCCCGGCAGATCCGCCGGCTGGCACCCGCCGAGACGTACCTGACGCCGCCGCAGCTGCGGACGGTGGACAGGTTCACCGGCCGGGTCTGGACGGGCTCCGCACCTGCCCCGGCCGAACTGCTGCGCCGGGTCAAACGGGCCGGGGCCACGGAGGCCTGGGGCGTGTACGCGCTCACCGAGCTGTTTCCGGCCGCGGCCGTCGAGGAGGCGGAGAAGTCCGCCTTCACCGGCGAGGGCGACCTGCTGGGCCGTCCCCTGCCCGGCGTCCGCACCCGGCTCGCCGACGGCGGCGAACTGCTGCTGGCCTCCGCCACCGCCCGCGACCGCTACCTCGGCGAACACCCCGACCCGTGGGTGCGCACCGGCGACCGGGCCGGCCTCGACGCCGACGGGCGGATCGTGCTGGCCGGCCGCTGCAAGGACATGGTGCTGCGGCGCGCCGAGAACATCTATCCGGGCCTGTACGAGCCCGGCCTGCACCTGCCCGAGGTCGAACTCGCCGTCCTGGTCGGCATCCCCGCCGGGGACGGCGACGAACGGCTGGTCGCCCTCGTCCAGCCCCGCCGAGGCGCCGACCGCCGCCGGCTGCGGGCCGATCTGGAACGGCCGCTGGCCCGGATGGGCAGCGCCCGGCCGGACGCCGTCCTGCTCGGCGAGGTGCCGCTGGCCGGACGCTCCCGCAAACCCGACCGGGCGGCGGCCGCCCGGTTCTGCGCCCGGGAGCTCGCCCGATGA
- a CDS encoding 3-oxoacyl-ACP synthase III family protein, whose translation MGTSATGITAVGITGVGSALPEHELTSRQLQDEVTAGSGLRLPEGMFEKATGIATRRFAADGEYASTLALAAARRALARAGHDPSDIDLLVYASATRDVCEPATAHLVQAELGSRAHAFDVSNACNSFLNGIDTARAMILAGRARRALVVTGETPSRAMRRDPAGLAEFRDGFAGYTFGDAGAAVVVEPVARGGIVDVETETASEHWAVGGIPGGGSRHPRGDEYSWFRGGGKELRGVFEKIGGDILTRVAARTGLGWDAYARVLVHQVTVPYLERFVELTGVPRDRLVLTVPELGNIASATIGVQLDRIQDELGPGSGC comes from the coding sequence GTGGGCACCAGCGCCACGGGCATCACCGCCGTGGGCATCACCGGCGTCGGCAGTGCCCTGCCGGAGCACGAGCTGACCTCCCGGCAGTTGCAGGACGAGGTCACCGCGGGCAGTGGACTCCGGCTCCCCGAGGGCATGTTCGAGAAGGCCACCGGCATCGCGACCCGGCGGTTCGCCGCCGACGGCGAGTACGCCTCGACGCTGGCGCTGGCCGCCGCCCGCCGGGCCCTCGCCCGGGCCGGCCACGATCCGTCCGACATCGACCTGCTGGTGTACGCCTCGGCCACCCGGGACGTCTGCGAACCGGCCACCGCCCACCTGGTGCAGGCGGAACTCGGCTCCCGGGCGCACGCGTTCGACGTCTCCAACGCGTGCAACAGCTTCCTGAACGGCATCGACACGGCCCGCGCGATGATCCTGGCCGGCCGGGCCCGGCGGGCACTGGTCGTGACCGGGGAGACGCCGAGCCGCGCGATGCGGCGCGACCCGGCCGGCCTCGCCGAGTTCCGGGACGGCTTCGCCGGGTACACCTTCGGGGACGCCGGCGCGGCCGTCGTGGTCGAGCCGGTCGCACGCGGCGGGATCGTCGACGTCGAGACCGAGACCGCCTCGGAACACTGGGCGGTGGGCGGCATCCCGGGCGGCGGGTCGCGGCACCCGCGCGGCGACGAGTACAGCTGGTTCCGCGGCGGCGGCAAGGAGTTGCGCGGCGTCTTCGAGAAGATCGGCGGCGACATCCTGACCCGGGTCGCGGCGCGCACCGGGCTGGGCTGGGACGCGTACGCCCGGGTGCTCGTGCACCAGGTGACGGTGCCCTACCTGGAGCGCTTCGTGGAGCTCACCGGGGTGCCCCGCGACCGGCTGGTGCTCACCGTCCCGGAGCTCGGCAACATCGCCAGCGCCACGATCGGCGTGCAGCTGGACCGGATCCAGGACGAACTGGGCCCGGGGAGCGGGTGCTGA
- a CDS encoding VC0807 family protein, whose protein sequence is MATITTSAAIERTERTGRAESGRDALKPLVIDVAVPLGTYSAAHGLLGLGLVASLTLGSAVPAVRTVASLLRSRSVNGLALLMLVVNLAGIALSALTGDPRLMLAKDGAVSSVIGGAIIVSALVGRPLMTAGMRPFVVRGQAARAAAWDRLAAGSVAFRRQERAFSLVWGTVLVAECIARVIGAYTVPVETMVWLGTVFLVAALGLGVVVGNVFAGRMARQVIAEAE, encoded by the coding sequence ATGGCCACCATCACCACCAGCGCAGCGATCGAGCGGACCGAGCGGACCGGGCGTGCGGAGTCCGGCCGCGACGCGCTGAAGCCGCTCGTGATCGACGTGGCCGTGCCGCTCGGCACGTACTCTGCGGCCCACGGGCTGCTCGGCCTCGGGCTGGTCGCCTCGCTGACGCTCGGCAGCGCCGTCCCCGCCGTCCGCACCGTGGCCTCCCTGCTGCGGAGCCGCTCGGTCAACGGCCTGGCGCTGCTGATGCTGGTGGTCAACCTGGCCGGCATCGCGCTCTCCGCCCTCACCGGCGACCCCCGGCTGATGCTCGCCAAGGACGGTGCGGTCAGCAGTGTGATCGGTGGCGCGATCATCGTGTCGGCCCTCGTCGGCAGGCCGCTGATGACCGCGGGCATGCGGCCCTTCGTCGTCCGGGGCCAGGCCGCCCGCGCCGCCGCCTGGGACCGGCTGGCCGCCGGATCGGTCGCCTTCCGCCGTCAGGAGCGCGCCTTCTCGCTGGTCTGGGGCACCGTGCTCGTCGCCGAGTGCATCGCCCGGGTGATCGGCGCCTACACCGTCCCGGTGGAGACGATGGTCTGGCTCGGCACCGTCTTCCTGGTGGCCGCGCTCGGCCTCGGTGTCGTGGTCGGCAACGTCTTCGCCGGCCGGATGGCCCGGCAGGTCATCGCCGAGGCCGAGTGA
- the thiC gene encoding phosphomethylpyrimidine synthase ThiC, whose product MTTFEAQPKPASGQGAAGVRSASTGYPAPAWRKAYREGGRPDLRVPYREVQLTNGRTVPLYDTSGPYTDPAYEADVRRGLPALRDPWIRQRGDVEEYDGREARPEDDGIRHTAPRGGNLRNLDAVFPGRPRRPLRARDGVAVTQLGYAKRGIVTPEMEFVALREGLAPEFVRDEVARGRAVIPVNVNHPEVEPSIIGTNFLVKINANIGNSAVTSSIEEEVEKMTWATRWGADTVMDLSTGRNIHTTREWILRNSPVPIGTVPLYQALEKVDGRAEELSWDVYRDTIVEQCEQGVDYMTVHAGVLLRYVPMTARRKTGIVSRGGSIMAAWCLAHHRENFLYTNFEELCDILAAYDVTFSLGDGLRPGSIADANDEAQFAELQTLGELGRIARERDVQVMIEGPGHVPMHKIKENMDLQKEICDEAPFYTLGPLTTDVAPGYDHITSGIGAAMIAWWGTAMLCYVTPKEHLGLPNRDDVKTGVITYKIAAHAADLAKGHPGAQEWDDALSDARFEFRWEDQFNLALDPETAREFHDETLPAEPAKTAHFCSMCGPKFCSMKISQKIREEHGDGSTAVRSAADEEAEAGMRAMSEEFAAQGNRVYLPLAD is encoded by the coding sequence ATGACCACGTTCGAAGCACAGCCGAAGCCTGCCTCCGGCCAGGGCGCCGCCGGCGTCCGCAGCGCGTCCACCGGCTACCCGGCCCCGGCCTGGCGCAAGGCCTACCGCGAGGGTGGCCGCCCCGATCTGCGCGTCCCCTACCGTGAGGTGCAGCTCACCAACGGCCGGACCGTTCCGCTCTACGACACCTCCGGCCCGTACACCGACCCGGCCTACGAGGCGGACGTCCGGCGCGGCCTGCCGGCGCTCCGCGACCCGTGGATCCGCCAGCGCGGCGACGTCGAGGAGTACGACGGCCGCGAGGCCAGGCCGGAGGACGACGGCATCCGGCACACCGCACCGCGCGGCGGCAACCTGCGCAACCTCGACGCCGTCTTCCCCGGCCGGCCGCGCCGCCCGCTGCGGGCCCGCGACGGCGTGGCCGTCACCCAGCTCGGCTACGCGAAGCGCGGCATCGTCACACCGGAGATGGAGTTCGTCGCCCTCCGGGAGGGCCTGGCACCGGAGTTCGTCCGCGACGAGGTGGCCCGCGGCCGGGCCGTCATCCCGGTCAACGTGAACCACCCCGAGGTCGAGCCGTCGATCATCGGGACGAACTTCCTGGTGAAGATCAACGCCAACATCGGCAACTCGGCGGTCACCTCCTCGATCGAGGAGGAGGTCGAGAAGATGACCTGGGCGACCCGCTGGGGCGCCGACACCGTCATGGACCTCTCGACCGGCCGCAACATCCACACCACCCGCGAGTGGATCCTGCGCAACTCCCCCGTCCCGATCGGCACCGTGCCGCTCTACCAGGCGCTGGAGAAGGTCGACGGCCGGGCCGAGGAGCTCAGCTGGGACGTCTACCGCGACACGATCGTCGAGCAGTGCGAGCAGGGCGTCGACTACATGACCGTGCACGCGGGCGTGCTGCTGCGGTACGTGCCGATGACCGCCCGCCGCAAGACCGGCATCGTCTCCCGCGGCGGCTCGATCATGGCGGCCTGGTGCCTGGCGCACCACCGGGAGAACTTCCTCTACACGAACTTCGAGGAGCTCTGCGACATCCTCGCCGCCTACGACGTCACGTTCTCGCTCGGCGACGGCCTGCGGCCCGGATCCATCGCCGACGCCAACGACGAGGCCCAGTTCGCCGAGCTGCAGACGCTCGGTGAGCTCGGCCGGATCGCCCGCGAGCGCGACGTCCAGGTCATGATCGAGGGACCCGGGCACGTCCCGATGCACAAGATCAAGGAGAACATGGATCTCCAGAAGGAGATCTGCGACGAGGCGCCGTTCTACACGCTCGGCCCGCTCACCACGGACGTCGCCCCCGGCTACGACCACATCACCTCGGGCATCGGCGCGGCGATGATCGCCTGGTGGGGAACGGCGATGCTCTGCTACGTCACGCCCAAGGAGCACCTGGGCCTGCCCAACCGCGACGACGTCAAGACCGGCGTGATCACCTACAAGATCGCCGCCCACGCCGCCGACCTCGCCAAGGGCCACCCCGGAGCCCAGGAGTGGGACGACGCCCTCTCCGACGCCCGCTTCGAGTTCCGCTGGGAGGACCAGTTCAACCTGGCCCTCGACCCGGAGACGGCCCGTGAGTTCCACGACGAGACCCTCCCCGCCGAGCCCGCCAAGACGGCGCACTTCTGCTCCATGTGCGGGCCCAAGTTCTGTTCGATGAAGATCAGTCAGAAGATCCGCGAGGAGCACGGTGACGGCTCGACCGCCGTCCGCTCCGCCGCGGACGAGGAGGCCGAGGCCGGTATGAGGGCCATGTCGGAGGAGTTCGCGGCCCAGGGCAACCGGGTGTACCTGCCGCTGGCCGACTGA